Sequence from the Bacillus sp. es.036 genome:
CTCAAATGAAACGGTAATCGCTTCTATGATCGCAAAATTACGAATGGATAGTTCCGCTAACATATTCTCCCACCTTTAAAGATCCTCATTCATATTCTACAGCATATCAATAAACCGTTGTGATAACATCGGGGCCGCATCGGCGCTCTTACATATAATTAGAATCGTATCATCTCCGCTTATATTCCCCATAATCTCTTCCCAGTCTAAATTATCGATTAGAGCACCGATAGCATTAGCGTTACCAGGAAGCGTTTTCATTACAATAAGATGATCCGCATGATCAATACTAATAAACGCGTCTGTTAAAGTTCTTTTTAATTTTTGAAGCGGGTTAAAGCGCTGATCTGCTGGCAAACTGTATTTATATCTGCCGTCGATTGTTGGAACTTTAACAAGATGAAGCTCTTTAATATCTCTTGAAACAGTTGCTTGCGTAACGTTAAATCCTGCACTTTTAAGACAATAGACGAGCTCATCCTGTGTCTCAACATCTTGATTGGCAATCATTTCCCGTATCTTGATATGGCGTTGTCCCTTATTCATTGTATAACCTCCGGCAAGTAAAATCTGACAGCCTTATTATATAGTCCCAAACCTTTTTTGTATAGACCCTCATAAATATTCACTTACTAAAAGAAAAGTCCAACGTTCCGAATTCAGAAAACCTGATAGAATGTTAAACGAGAAAAAGGACACACATCGTGTATCCTTTATAATTTCTGATGTGCTTCTTCAACAACTTCTTCTGCAGAAGGAACATTTTTGACTTTGCTCTCCTGTTTCCAGCCAAGATATAATAGAAATTCGATATTTCCTTCGCCACCAGTTATTGGTGAATATGATATACCGTTTACTTGATATCCTTCTAGTTCAGCAAAATCCATCATTTCTTTCAGTACACGATGATGAATGTTTTTATCACGGACAATTCCTTTTTTGCCTATTTCTCCACGGCCTGCTTCAAATTGCGGTTTGACGAGGGCGATAACTTCACCTTTCTCTTTCAAAATCCCTTTTAATACAGGTAGGATTAATTTTAAAGAAATGAACGAGACATCTATTGTGGCGAGATCAGGGAGTCCTTGTTCAAAATCCTCTTTGACAGCATATCGAAAATTCGTTCTTTCTTTTACAACCACACGATCGTCTACTCGCAGTTTCCAGGCTAATTGATTGTAACCTACATCAAGTGCATAAACGAGGGAAGCGCCATTTTGAAGTGCACAGTCTGTAAAACCACCAGTAGAAGAACCAATATCTAAAACCACTTTGTTTTCGGGATCGAGAGAGAAGACGTCAATGGCCTTCTCCAACTTTAAACCCCCACGTCCAACATAACGGAGCGTATCTCCTTTAATTTGAAGAAGAATATCTTCTGGCACTTTCATACCTGGTTTGTCCATTCTTTCCGTCTCTGAAAAGACAAGACCTGCCATAATTGCTCTTTTTGCTTTTTCTCTCGTATCAATTAAACCTCGGTTTACAAGGAGTACATCTAGTCTTTCTTTTTTTGCCATGCTTTTTTATGCCCTCTTTTGTTTTGCTGGAATCATTTTCTTTGCTTTCTCAGCAATATCATCTGAAGTTAATCCAATTTCTTTTAATAACTCACTTACACTGCCGTGTTCGATATAAGCATCGGGGATTCCCATTCGTTGAATACCACCATGCTGATAGCCACTGTCATTAACATATTCTAGAATGGCACTACCAAATCCACCTTGGAGTATAGCTTCTTCAACTGTAAGCATCGGTATGCCATCTTGCATGAGATCTGCAATCATTTTCTCATCTAAGGGTTTTATGAAGCGAGCGTTAATAACACGAGCTGAAATACCTTCTTTTTCTAATTTATCCGCAGCACTCAACAGATCTTGTAACGTAGGGCCAAATGACAAGAGAGCAATATCCGTACCTTCACGAATAACTTCCCAGCTACCAATTTGAATTTCCTTTAGTTCTTGATCCATCTTTGTACCAATCCCGTTCCCTCTAGGATAGCGTACAGCAATTGGTCCCTGATTGTACTTCAAACTAGTATAAACCATATGCTGCAATTCATTCTCATCTTTCGCCATCATAAGGACCATATTAGGTAAGTGTCTAAGGAATGAGATATCGAAAACACCTTGGTGCGTTTCACCATCTGCTCCTACAAGCCCAGAACGGT
This genomic interval carries:
- the ahrC gene encoding transcriptional regulator AhrC/ArgR; this encodes MNKGQRHIKIREMIANQDVETQDELVYCLKSAGFNVTQATVSRDIKELHLVKVPTIDGRYKYSLPADQRFNPLQKLKRTLTDAFISIDHADHLIVMKTLPGNANAIGALIDNLDWEEIMGNISGDDTILIICKSADAAPMLSQRFIDML
- a CDS encoding TlyA family RNA methyltransferase, whose amino-acid sequence is MAKKERLDVLLVNRGLIDTREKAKRAIMAGLVFSETERMDKPGMKVPEDILLQIKGDTLRYVGRGGLKLEKAIDVFSLDPENKVVLDIGSSTGGFTDCALQNGASLVYALDVGYNQLAWKLRVDDRVVVKERTNFRYAVKEDFEQGLPDLATIDVSFISLKLILPVLKGILKEKGEVIALVKPQFEAGRGEIGKKGIVRDKNIHHRVLKEMMDFAELEGYQVNGISYSPITGGEGNIEFLLYLGWKQESKVKNVPSAEEVVEEAHQKL